The Theobroma cacao cultivar B97-61/B2 chromosome 1, Criollo_cocoa_genome_V2, whole genome shotgun sequence genome contains the following window.
CTATATCTCTTCATTGCAGAAAAACTTTTGACGATTCTTATCGGTAatagtcaaaaaaaaaattggtggGATTTTCAAACAAGCGAGAAGACGGAAGGAGGAGAAAGAAAGGGGTTTAGACACTAGTGGAAGAGCCAAATGGAGAGCGAAGAGTGacgatttatttgatcaaactAATAAACGGGGGTTGGGTTTGGCCAAGATTTGAAAAATagggaaataaaaataaaaataaatagaagtGAGAGAAGAATAATGTCCGACTTGATTCGGACGGCTAATATGCCAAACGCTAGTAGTTCGATGATTCGATCATTGGATTCCTAAACTTCGGCTCCGTGCCTCCATCtgtcatttttcaaactcgGGGACTGGTTGACCAACAAAAATGGAGGCTTGGCCTTGGATCGCCTGCCCGCCTGCTTTGCCTTGGTGGACTGGGCAGGACCGAGGGTAGGACTAGGACGGTTCCATCAAACCTGATCGAGTGTACCGTATATATTTATCTCTACTCCTCGTAGGTCGGATCCTAAACGGGTCCCAGCTTTCAAGgacccaaaataaaaatcttttacttcaaatttttttaatgaattatttttcgTATATATTTTCTGACGTGTTAAGAATAATTaaggtaaaaaattttaacataattaaACTACAAAATTATGCTTACAcctataataattaaattaccCGTTAGACATACCTATTCActctatttataattataacacATGACTCTTTAAAAAGCCATCCTTTCATGATAAGCCCGCTTTTTCTTTGCTTGCACTCGATCCAACCCTTTTGTTTGAATTATCTAATCTTTAACTTGTCGTTGTATTGAGATTGacttatcatcatctttttttaattgttaaatcACATGAATAGAGCCGAATGAATgaatctctttttttattacaaaattaaaacacaATCAATTCATATCAATATCTTAAACAcgtttaaaataatataattaatcttGTAAATCCATATAAGTGGACATGTTtattaatttgttgtttaagtTTAACTATTTTATCATTATAATAATAGATTTTATAgatgttatttatattgaacTCTATTATATTAGgtgatatatttatttgtttatatttatttattttaatttggaattaataaaattatattttaattataaatattttaatttaatcgtGTATTAAATTGAATTGTGTTAATCACACTgtatcatataaaatttatctCAACATATGTAGTATAAGTTTTAACCATGTTGTGTCCTAGTACGAGATTAGTGAACGTATTCAACTAATCATATTGCgttcatttttattcttattatgTTTATCCGTATAATTATTAATACCCTAAATTTATACAACTCTAGACGACACATACTATTTTTTGTCACTCTAAAATCTAAACTAATCAAAAGAATGAAAGgcatgtgtatatatataagacATGAATACTAAACATTAGTGACACAATATAAGTGAAAGcccaaaagaaaggaaataaaacattctttgaggaaaataagaaaagaagtgTCCGTCTTTATGGGCACCTTTTGTCTTGTTGCACGGCACTTGCTCCAAATCTTGTTTTGCTTCAAATACAAAACAAGGTACTTATCCAaaagataaagattttatacAAGACTAGATGAATATCATCCAATCTTATCTGCTGTTTGTTTTGAACTATTGCTACACGTGATAAAATGGATAATGAATGCTTCAGTTAGGATTTCTCACCTTCTCCTAATTACCCAACTTCACAGCCGAGGTGTCATACACACCCATAAGAGACGCACACAGAAAGAAGCATAGGTAgaaattgtttctttatttacCAGACTTATTATGTCACCAGTTTGTCTGATGTAGTGGATGCACCTCAACTAATAACATGCATTCTGAACACATACTTCACTCTCACAAAAGGCACCCCCGTGCGCCTCTACTACACATTCTTCATTCAACACTAGACTGACTACATTACCATACTATTCCTTGTCTGGATACAAATACGTCTAGCTATGCCACACGGTGTCTGACTATACACATCAACCAATGCTCTTGATATtcacaagagaaaaagtggtGTTTCCACAAGTTCCCCAGCTACGTCAATGAAATTGGGAATAATGCGCTAGTCAAATCCCATGTCAACATATCTACAAATACATACTTTGGGAATACACCAAGGCACGGGGAGCAAGAAAGTTACATACGGGAGATTAAAAGCGGGACAGACAATGATGCTTCCTCGCCCATGACTGGCTGGAACAAGTCCAACTCTCCATATCGCTCCAGTACACGCATCCTACAGTCCTCAGCAGCCTTCAATCCGGTTGAAAATGCACCGTGAATAGACCCTGGGTAGCTCATACTTGTTGCCTCCCCTGCAAAGAATAGGTTATCCACTGGAATCCTTAACCTCTCATACAGATCATGGGCCTTGCCTACTGCATCATAGCTATAGGAGCCAAGTGTATCGATGTCTGTGCCCCATCGAGAAACAAGATACTGAATCTGTGGGTTCAAGAAACAAGCAAATTTACTTAGGACTGGGTGAAGTGCAGAATCTGAATAACATGATCTGTAGCTTTAGATACAGACATTAGCGTTAAacacaaaattgaaatttgactATATCATACTTGAATTTATTagatatttgattataattcCACATGAATATATGCTTAAGAGAAAAAACCAACAGACTATTTGTGAAAGTTTATAACAAAACTTAGTCTTATCATGATGTAAAAGTTCTTCAACTTAATAAAACATCTATAACTGTTGGTGCAGGGAACTGACACAGACAAACACGGTTTATAAATGCTCAAGAGTCCCATATGTCAGTTTTTAGGCAGGAGCATCCTCCAAAATATAGAACAAAACatatcttgaaaattttggctTACCGGGGCAGAAGCCTCTGGAAGGATCTTCCTCAGTTGCATAAATGCAAAATTCGCAGCAGCTTCATCAGACATTTTCTCAATGTCTCTGGCCAGCTGCCCAGCAGGCATATACACGAGGACAGAATGACCTGTGGCCTTGTGAAGGTTTAGAAAGTAGCTGCAATCATAAGTTGTCTCAGCAACAACTCCCAAAAACTCCACATTTGGCCAAAAGACCTTGTCAAAGtgcaatattattttgttctcAATCCCCACTCCGAGGTCATCAATAGCTGCTTCCTTCCACTCTGGAAGCTTTGGTTCAAAATTGATTATCTTGGATTTTAGTACCCCTAGAGGAACAGCAACAATAACAGCATCAGCTGCAAATGTAGTTCCATCTTCCACAGTAACCTTCACTCCATTGTAACGCCTCACTATTTTTGTAACCCTAAGGGCAAAAAATTACAACAATAGACATTAGCTGATAAAGTCAAATCCATGCTACAGGACATACAAATTGGTGAACTAATTTTCAAACGAAATTACCTGTGACTCAAACGGATGTCAAGACCTTTGGCAAGAGTGTTAATGACAGGAAGATAGCCCCTGACCATTAGCCCGTGACCGCCAGGTAACAGCTCTTCCTGTATATAGAAGACAATAGAAACAGAAAATTGTAagacaagaagaagaaaagtgtgAGTGCATACGTTAAGTGAAGCgaaacaacaaaaagaagcCAAAGAAAGTAGCTGAGAAGCATCACAATCAAGCAACTTTAAAGGAGATTCTAAGCAAAGGTTAGAACATGATATGATAATTTGGCAAAATGAAATCATAAGTTGAATGCCTCAAATAGCcattcttaaattaatttgtactattttttttttgtatcctACTAGGACCTGAATTTTTGAAGACCATTTGCTACATAATTTTACAAATGATGCCTGAAAAAAAACAAGACCAAAAGATCCTATATTCCTATATGCCTTCCCAACATCATCTAGCAGGGACAGTCACATTGGACTTTCAGTAGCCCAAATGGGACAATTTGTATAGACAGGATATACAAATATTTGTTTGGtagtttatttctttatttttatattaaatgcAAAAGATTTaggagaagagagaaaaatggaTTTTACACAAATTTTTAAAGAGTGAAGAAGGTATGTTACTGTGTTGGATAAAAGTCCAACTCATTTGATAGAGAGTCTGAGAAAATTTCGTGTTGGTCGAACCAGCAGCTTAGGAACTAGGACCAAGCtctaattttaattgaaagatTTTTATTCATAGAGTACGAAGATATCAAACCCTTAAAATGTTCAACAGTCCAATAACATTCTAGACCTCCATTCCACATTTCAGTTTCTATTGTCTGCCCAAGAAAACACATCcccaatatatataatttttggtGCTTATAttgaatgaatttattaaGAAGACTAAGTTAATGAACCACAAAACTCaaacaattcaaataaaaCCTCAAATTTCTATATATGAAAACCTGCCTGATCCCAGCTTTTAAGTGAGATAGTATCAGCATCTGCAGCAAACCAACCTTCCATTCGGCATAAGTACCACTGGAGTACCTTATGTGCAATCCCATCCAACCTGTAGATTAACAaagcaaattttgaaaagtcacattttcaaagtcataaaatggaagatgaagaaaaagatgCATGGAATAACAGAGTCACATTTGATTAGACCTTAATTCTGGTCTTCTTTCAAAAACAATTGAGAAAGCACGACTTATAGACATGTCGTCACTGTGCTCTAGTCTCACTTTATCTGTCTGCAAATCACGCAACAGAAAAAGACACAGCAAATCAGATTGGGACAGAAAACagttcaaagaaaaaaagcattCTAGTTCTGAGGTCTAATGCACAATAATGTTAGCACCAGAGAGACATTAACCAATAAATAGACAACACTTGCCTCTTTCAAAATGCACTCAAATGCTTCTCCAACCTTGGTGACCAACTCCTGTGGAACTTGGCGTCCATCCATATCAAAGAGTGCATAGctgcaaagaaaataaaacacatTATCACCAAAACAAACATTTACAGTGTGAGGAAATATACAATGTCATAAAGGAAACAAGACCATCCTTTTaggaaataaatttttttgtgccATATAAGGCGAAACCATTTTTTCCTATATCACAGATGAAAAGTTCCAACATATAGaacaaaaaagggaaaaagcagCATTCAACATGCTCTGacaaacatataaaatcaaagTCTAGGTGTTTGAATAACTGCTGCTCACCTCTCCAAGTCATGGTCATACAACACAGAGTTATCACCACTAGTCCGGTAAAGGGGGAGTCCAAGCCTACTGATCAATGGTGCCAAAGGATTTTCTTTGGAAACTCCATGCAACCTGAAGCATATATTTTTGGGAAAGTGTTAGAGGCAAAATTAACTTACACAACTGAACAGgacttaaatatatataaaaagaatgaaaaaggcAGAAACTGTACCATGATGCACCAAGGTCAACTGGAAAACCAAAGGAGTAATCGGTGTGAACTCGACCACCAATTCTATCCCGGGATTCTAACACCATAACCTAAAaacacaaacaaacaaactctattaaattttaagataaaatgtTAAAAGACAAAAGCTTCCATCTCCAAAGGGACAGCTAATgcttagaacatgatattttgtCAAGTCAGAAGTATCGGGTTTGAATCTTGACGAGAGGACCAACATGATTTATTGGACGAAAGAAAGTTAACTAAGTTAAAGGTTTTTGTTACCTGAATTGAGGCCTCACGGAGAGCATGTGCAGCCGCAATTCCCGCCATTCCAGCACCAATCACGATCACAGATGGTGACCTTGCTTGCCTCCTCGCCCCATTTGAGTAGCAAAGACCTTGGAAAACAGTAACCAAAAAATTtaagcaaaaaacaaaaagaaatactAAAACATTACtactattatattataataagaaTTAAGAGGAATGTCAGTCTACAGCTTTTTAACTTGCTAACTCAATTGAAACTGCCAATATCATGAAAATTAAgtacacaaaataaaaaacaaataaaagaatgaaatCCTTTATTTCATCAGCGTGAGCGCATACCCACAACACATCatccttttgttcttttctgtTCCACGCCTTGCTTACGTGGCTCACTAACGCCACCTTTTAATTCTCCCAAGTCATTCTTATTCATTTCCACTTTACAACAGTTTATACCACAAACACAGTGGTCAAACACTCcaaatagtaaaaatatttattaaaaaacaaacGATGCATGAACTTTTCTCACTAATTTGGATCATCCTTTCGtatgttaatattttagaGCTCCAGCTTATGACaccaaattaaataatttcatataaatttaaacaatcagtcattttatatatattaaaataattgcaTGTTGTCACACTGAGTTGCGGTGTCAGATACGCTGCATCTtagtaaaattaaacaaaaaaaagaattaaaaattaaaaaaaaaaaacaccgaCAATAGAAACGACGAGAAAGAAGAATAAACCAACCTCTGCGCAATTGGCGACTACTCTTGTCTGTAGGCTCCATGGGTTAACGATAATTCGGAACTAAGATCAGGATTGGAATTGGGATTAAGATTGAAGAGAGGATTATGATTAGAATTACtattaaacaataataaagGTTCAGTGGGTTTTTTCTCGAATTTAAACAGTGAAGGAGGTAATTGAGGAGAGTaatgaagaataaaaattaaaaggcaCGTTATGAAATGGTTGGAAGAATTCAGAGAacacaaagaagaaaaacccaGGTTTCCCAACCAGCTCATGCgaattcctttctttttccgATTCTATCCCTCTTCTTCTtcgtgttttttttttctattaatccTCGAATGGCCAGGAACCGGAACTGAAGAGATCGAGATCGAGATATCGATCCAAGGCTTTAATCGCCGGAGTATTGAGATTTTGAGGTGGGGTACGATTGGAAATCAGAAAAAATATCTGAGGATTTTCTGTTGGAGGTGAAAGTGAGAGAaaattctagagagagaaggggCTTTTTGGGCTTTTGCGGAGTCCTGGCTTTCTGGGTTGGCTACCTTTATAGAG
Protein-coding sequences here:
- the LOC18612191 gene encoding probable polyamine oxidase 2, which encodes MEPTDKSSRQLRRGLCYSNGARRQARSPSVIVIGAGMAGIAAAHALREASIQVMVLESRDRIGGRVHTDYSFGFPVDLGASWLHGVSKENPLAPLISRLGLPLYRTSGDNSVLYDHDLESYALFDMDGRQVPQELVTKVGEAFECILKETDKVRLEHSDDMSISRAFSIVFERRPELRLDGIAHKVLQWYLCRMEGWFAADADTISLKSWDQEELLPGGHGLMVRGYLPVINTLAKGLDIRLSHRVTKIVRRYNGVKVTVEDGTTFAADAVIVAVPLGVLKSKIINFEPKLPEWKEAAIDDLGVGIENKIILHFDKVFWPNVEFLGVVAETTYDCSYFLNLHKATGHSVLVYMPAGQLARDIEKMSDEAAANFAFMQLRKILPEASAPIQYLVSRWGTDIDTLGSYSYDAVGKAHDLYERLRIPVDNLFFAGEATSMSYPGSIHGAFSTGLKAAEDCRMRVLERYGELDLFQPVMGEEASLSVPLLISRM